One Buteo buteo chromosome 31, bButBut1.hap1.1, whole genome shotgun sequence genomic region harbors:
- the LOC142026005 gene encoding uncharacterized protein LOC142026005, whose translation MGRCGAGPPGHGRFSLGGRGCGRGQAGANARALELFGLVVFVRRHQCREGGGCNGELPLGLEGALPLPGNASGRVANGLRCYGCPDDGPCPPDAVVQCYDDLRGCFHGNVTLSLGGVTLWREVRGCVRDQSCTQESRGDDAVALRGSCCAGDLCNRHLANKTFFAPDLPRLELLPHGHAPTATPNATKMAAGATKMPAGATKMPAGATEMAAGAAKMPAGVTKMAAGAAGTPAGTTKANRRVNVNVNVVNATAKMAATTPKMAATQPNGVAGVNRVDTDVTGVNADITKVNAGVTRGVTVGVDLANVELANANGAAVDPAGAAGDKMAAGDKMAAGRAAPGAGQPRQRHDGVKGRGHPLGGPGWLLPFLLLPLL comes from the exons atggggagatgtggggcaggacCCCCAG GTCACGGGCGGTTCTCGCTGGGCgggcggggctgcgggcgggGCCAGGCGGGAGCCAACGCCCGGGCCTTGGAGCTCTTCGGCCTCGTCGTCTTCGTCAGGAGACACCAGTGCCGGGAAGGGGGGGGCTGCAACGGGGAGCTCccactggggctggagggagccctgcccctgcccg GCAACGCGAGCGGGCGGGTGGCCAATGGGCTGCGCTGTTACGGGTGCCCCGACGACGGGCCCTGCCCCCCCGACGCCGTCGTCCAATGCTACGACGACCTGCGGGGCTGTTTCCACGGCAACGTCACCCTCAGCCTGG GCGGGGTCACCCTATGGCGGGAAGTTCGGGGCTGCGTGCGGGACCAGAGCTGCACCCAGGAATCCCGGGGGGACGACGCCGTGGCGCTGAGGGGTTCCTGCTGCGCCGGCGACCTCTGCAACCGCCACCTGGCCAATAAGACCTTCTTCGCCCCCGATTTGCCCCGCCTCGAGCTCCTCCCCCACGGCCACGCCCCCACCGCCACGCCCAACGCCACCAAGATGGCCGCCGGCGCCACTAAGATGCCCGCCGGCGCCACCAAGATGCCCGCCGGCGCCACCGAGATGGCCGCCGGCGCTGCTAAGATGCCTGCCGGCGTCACCAAGATGGCCGCCGGCGCCGCCGGCACGCCCGCCGGCACCACCAAAGCCAACCGGCGGGTCAACGTCAACGTCAATGTGGTCAATGCCACGGCCAAGATGGCCGCCACCACCCCTAAGATGGCCGCCACGCAGCCCAACGGGGTCGCCGGGGTCAACAGGGTCGACACTGACGTCACCGGGGTCAACGCTGACATCACCAAGGTCAACGCCGGCGTCACCAGGGGCGTCACCGTCGGCGTTGACTTGGCCAACGTTGAGTTGGCCAACGCCAACGGGGCGGCTGTtgaccccgccggggccgccggcgACAAGATGGCCGCCGGCGACAAGATGGCCGCCGGCCGAGCGGCCCCGGGGGCGGGGCAGCCCCGCCAGCGCCATGACGGCGTCAAAGGGCGGGGCCACCCCCTTGGGGGGCCGGGTTGGCTCCTCCCCTTCCTGCTCTTGCCCCTCCTCTAA